The Catenuloplanes niger genome includes a window with the following:
- a CDS encoding serine hydrolase has translation MRRTYLAHPRAVDTGRGYAHGYTIIYSGPEPTYIDATGWSLTWAGAAGAVVSDQRDRARFFAALLSGKLMSERQLAEMKTTAPIPAAFQILGDHGLGLMRKDTPCGVVRGHGGDTNGHHSTAVTTADGRRTAVSDTTISPGGDARRYLRLALAAEDALSCELLGKPVPTEVLGKLRGTTPLPPLEEDN, from the coding sequence CTGCGGCGCACCTACCTCGCCCACCCGCGCGCGGTCGACACCGGTCGCGGCTACGCCCACGGCTACACGATCATCTATTCCGGTCCGGAGCCGACCTACATCGACGCCACCGGCTGGTCGCTCACCTGGGCCGGCGCGGCCGGCGCGGTCGTCTCCGACCAGCGGGACCGGGCGCGGTTCTTCGCCGCGCTGCTGAGCGGGAAACTGATGTCGGAGCGGCAGCTCGCCGAGATGAAAACCACCGCGCCGATCCCGGCCGCGTTCCAGATCCTCGGCGATCACGGCCTGGGCCTGATGCGCAAGGACACGCCGTGCGGTGTGGTCCGGGGTCACGGCGGCGACACGAACGGCCACCACAGCACCGCGGTGACCACGGCCGACGGGCGCCGCACGGCGGTCAGCGACACCACGATCTCACCCGGCGGCGACGCGCGGCGCTACCTCCGCCTCGCGCTGGCCGCCGAGGACGCGCTCAGCTGCGAGCTGCTCGGCAAGCCCGTCCCCACGGAGGTGCTCGGCAAGCTGCGCGGCACGACGCCGCTGCCACCGCTCGAGGAGGACAACTGA
- a CDS encoding ABC transporter substrate-binding protein → MTTVNRCVRLGLVALLVTGCGGVGGAGGGDGAGVTLTMMGFGTGDEIARTRFDAANARIAPATATAAEGSFDAQQFLSAVASGQPPDLVYMERRLLGTYASKGALMPLGDCVAREGIDVAAFRPAAVAEATLRGQLYGLPDFYNNRVLMINDAVAGEAGLATDDWDALAASAERLTVIEAGKLRRIGFDPKIPEFLPMWARANGAELVSADGRTAQLDDPKVAEALEFTVGLIRAQGGWAAFKSFRDTFDFFGARNQFAGGQLGAFLMEDFYLNVLAENSPGTAVTVAPFRGRDGKPVDWITGNAWAIPAGGAHQEQACRWIATMTASDTWIAAARARAAARAAAGKPYAGTFTGNVRADEVIFRDVVRPNAAVRTVLETQESGFSLPAMAAGEEFKAAWQNAVNRVLDGRQSPAEALAQAQQQAQAALDEANRGG, encoded by the coding sequence ATGACGACGGTCAACCGGTGTGTACGGCTGGGGCTGGTGGCACTGCTCGTCACCGGGTGCGGTGGGGTGGGTGGCGCCGGCGGCGGGGACGGCGCCGGGGTGACGCTGACGATGATGGGCTTCGGTACCGGGGACGAGATCGCGCGCACCCGGTTCGACGCGGCGAACGCGCGCATCGCACCGGCCACCGCGACGGCGGCCGAGGGCAGCTTCGACGCGCAGCAGTTCCTGTCCGCGGTCGCCTCCGGGCAGCCACCGGACCTCGTCTACATGGAGCGGCGGCTGCTCGGCACGTACGCGTCGAAGGGCGCGCTGATGCCGCTCGGCGACTGCGTGGCGCGCGAGGGGATCGACGTGGCGGCGTTCCGGCCGGCCGCGGTCGCGGAGGCGACGCTGCGCGGGCAGCTGTACGGGCTGCCGGACTTCTACAACAACCGGGTCCTGATGATCAACGATGCGGTGGCGGGGGAGGCCGGACTGGCCACGGACGACTGGGACGCGCTGGCGGCGAGCGCCGAACGGCTGACCGTGATCGAGGCGGGGAAACTGCGGCGGATCGGGTTCGACCCGAAGATCCCGGAGTTCCTGCCGATGTGGGCGCGGGCGAACGGCGCCGAACTGGTCAGCGCGGACGGGCGGACCGCGCAACTGGACGATCCGAAGGTCGCCGAGGCGCTGGAGTTCACGGTCGGGCTGATCCGGGCGCAGGGCGGCTGGGCCGCGTTCAAGTCGTTCCGGGACACGTTCGACTTCTTCGGCGCGAGGAACCAGTTCGCCGGTGGGCAGCTGGGCGCGTTCCTGATGGAGGACTTCTACCTGAACGTGCTGGCGGAGAACTCGCCGGGGACGGCCGTGACGGTGGCGCCGTTCCGCGGGCGGGACGGGAAGCCGGTCGACTGGATCACCGGGAACGCGTGGGCGATCCCGGCCGGCGGCGCGCACCAGGAGCAGGCATGCCGGTGGATCGCCACGATGACGGCGAGCGACACGTGGATCGCGGCGGCCCGGGCGCGGGCGGCGGCGCGGGCGGCCGCGGGCAAGCCGTACGCCGGGACGTTCACCGGCAACGTCCGCGCGGACGAGGTGATCTTCCGGGACGTGGTGCGGCCGAACGCCGCGGTGCGGACCGTGCTGGAGACGCAGGAGTCCGGGTTCTCGCTGCCGGCGATGGCGGCCGGCGAGGAGTTCAAGGCGGCCTGGCAGAACGCGGTCAACCGGGTGCTGGACGGGCGGCAGTCACCGGCGGAGGCGCTGGCGCAGGCTCAGCAACAGGCGCAGGCCGCACTGGACGAGGCGAACCGCGGCGGCTGA
- a CDS encoding carbohydrate ABC transporter permease translates to MARRDTWAAYGFLSPWIIGFLVFLAGPMVASLVLSFTDYDALTGTEFVGADNYRTLLGDPRVRTSLGNTLLYTALHVPVTMVVSLALALLLHRAGRRSAGFFRTVFYLPTVTPKVAVGVLFLLLFNGQSGLVNRTLGLVGLDGPDWTVDPSWIKPGLVLMGAWSLGSTVIIYLAALQDVPRDLHEAAQMDGASAWRRFRAVTVPAISGALFFTLIINTISSLQTFDEVYTAFYGSANQQTYGSDAALFYVVYLFQQAFQFLHIGYASALAWLLFLIIMVVTLVQVRLSRRFVHYGGG, encoded by the coding sequence ATGGCACGCCGGGACACCTGGGCCGCGTACGGCTTCCTGTCGCCCTGGATCATCGGTTTTCTGGTCTTCCTGGCCGGGCCGATGGTCGCCAGCCTGGTGCTGTCGTTCACCGACTACGACGCGCTGACCGGCACCGAGTTCGTCGGCGCGGACAACTACCGCACGCTGCTCGGCGACCCCCGGGTGCGGACCAGCCTCGGCAACACGCTGCTCTACACGGCGCTGCACGTACCGGTGACCATGGTGGTGTCGCTCGCGCTGGCGCTGCTGCTGCACCGCGCCGGGCGCCGTTCCGCCGGGTTCTTCCGGACCGTCTTCTACCTGCCCACGGTCACCCCCAAGGTGGCGGTCGGCGTGCTCTTCCTGCTGCTCTTCAACGGGCAGTCCGGGCTGGTCAACCGCACGCTCGGGCTGGTCGGGCTGGACGGCCCGGACTGGACCGTGGACCCGTCCTGGATCAAGCCGGGCCTGGTGCTGATGGGCGCGTGGAGCCTGGGCAGCACCGTGATCATCTACCTGGCCGCGCTTCAGGACGTGCCCCGGGACCTGCACGAGGCGGCGCAGATGGACGGCGCGTCCGCGTGGCGGCGGTTCCGGGCGGTGACCGTGCCGGCGATCAGCGGCGCGCTGTTCTTCACCCTGATCATCAACACGATCAGCTCGCTGCAGACGTTCGACGAGGTCTACACCGCGTTCTACGGCAGTGCCAACCAGCAGACGTACGGCAGCGACGCCGCGCTGTTCTACGTCGTCTACCTCTTCCAGCAGGCGTTCCAGTTCCTGCACATCGGGTACGCGTCCGCGCTCGCCTGGCTGCTCTTCCTGATCATCATGGTGGTCACGCTGGTCCAGGTCCGGCTGAGCCGCCGCTTCGTCCACTACGGGGGTGGCTGA
- a CDS encoding carbohydrate ABC transporter permease → MARRWPIWTGLALAAVVFTYPFAWLVSASLKPRPDVFDNALIPREWAPENYVTIWSVAPVLTWLTNSVVVALAAAGTVTVSSAIVAFGFAYFRFPGRNALFALVVGTMMLPGAVTMIPAYLIWNELGLAATQVPLWAQNLFGSAFYIFLIRQFFLGVPRELFEAARVDGAGYWRLFWRIAVPLCRPALIVAFVFELRASWSDLLRPLIYLRDPALFTMPRGMKAILDQFGQAGEARWEVVLAGAVLTTVPMIIAFLLCQRYFIEGVATQGRKG, encoded by the coding sequence ATGGCACGTCGCTGGCCGATCTGGACCGGGCTGGCCCTGGCCGCGGTCGTCTTCACGTACCCGTTCGCCTGGCTGGTCAGCGCGTCGCTGAAGCCACGGCCGGACGTGTTCGACAACGCGCTGATCCCGCGCGAGTGGGCGCCGGAGAACTACGTGACCATCTGGTCCGTCGCGCCGGTGCTGACCTGGCTGACGAACAGCGTGGTGGTCGCGCTGGCCGCCGCGGGCACCGTGACGGTCTCCAGCGCGATCGTGGCGTTCGGCTTCGCCTACTTCCGCTTCCCCGGACGGAACGCGCTGTTCGCGCTGGTCGTCGGCACGATGATGCTGCCCGGCGCGGTGACCATGATCCCGGCGTACCTGATCTGGAACGAGCTCGGCCTGGCCGCCACGCAGGTGCCGCTCTGGGCGCAGAACCTGTTCGGCAGCGCGTTCTACATCTTCCTGATCCGGCAGTTCTTCCTCGGCGTGCCGCGCGAGCTGTTCGAGGCCGCGCGCGTCGACGGCGCCGGCTACTGGCGGCTGTTCTGGCGGATCGCGGTGCCGCTCTGCCGTCCCGCGCTGATCGTCGCGTTCGTGTTCGAGCTGCGGGCCAGCTGGTCCGACCTGCTGCGGCCGCTGATCTACCTGCGTGACCCGGCGCTGTTCACCATGCCGCGCGGGATGAAGGCGATCCTCGACCAGTTCGGCCAGGCCGGCGAGGCGCGCTGGGAGGTGGTGCTGGCCGGCGCGGTGCTCACCACCGTACCGATGATCATTGCGTTCCTGCTCTGCCAGCGGTATTTCATCGAGGGCGTCGCCACACAGGGCCGCAAGGGGTGA